From a region of the Pseudomonas fulva 12-X genome:
- a CDS encoding catalase family protein has product MLKRFWLWLGRLLGRTLVILLVVGLGGWAVGSAYYSWKFSGPVSSEEQIPANEAAYTAGIIEDAIRVVEQHRDNTRVLRDAHAKAHGCVKAEVTVKADLDESMRYGVLSEPGKTWQAWMRLSNGNAYPQFDRARDARGMAIKLLDVPGAKLMNNPRSAGDQDFVMFNHPAFFVRDVAEYRSNFAAQADGKKALAFFPSWDPRTWEVRHLIIALKTLSPAPASPVETTYNSIAPFKLGPHNIKYRVIPTPENCPAYAIPKPNTDLPNFLRSALYQQLSLDRMPACFALQVQRQNPDYYMPIEDPSVEWDEKIAPFETVADIRLPAQDFDSSEQNLFCDNLSFNPWHALPEHRPIGGINRLRKAVYEAVSVYRHDRNAAQGQ; this is encoded by the coding sequence ATGCTTAAACGATTCTGGCTTTGGCTTGGACGCCTACTGGGCAGAACGCTGGTCATTCTACTGGTCGTCGGCCTGGGTGGTTGGGCCGTGGGCAGCGCCTATTACAGCTGGAAATTCTCCGGCCCGGTTTCCAGCGAAGAGCAAATTCCAGCCAATGAGGCTGCCTACACGGCTGGCATCATCGAAGATGCCATCCGCGTCGTCGAACAGCACCGTGACAATACCCGCGTGCTGCGTGACGCCCACGCCAAGGCCCACGGCTGCGTGAAGGCGGAAGTCACTGTCAAGGCCGATCTTGATGAAAGCATGCGCTACGGCGTACTCAGTGAACCCGGCAAAACCTGGCAAGCGTGGATGCGGCTGTCCAACGGCAATGCCTATCCGCAATTCGACCGAGCCCGCGATGCCCGGGGCATGGCCATCAAGCTGCTCGACGTGCCGGGCGCCAAGCTTATGAACAATCCACGCAGTGCTGGCGATCAGGATTTCGTGATGTTCAATCACCCCGCGTTCTTCGTACGTGACGTGGCGGAGTACCGCAGCAACTTCGCCGCACAAGCGGACGGCAAGAAAGCCCTGGCCTTCTTTCCGAGCTGGGATCCGCGAACCTGGGAGGTTCGCCACCTGATCATCGCGCTGAAAACCCTGTCCCCCGCCCCCGCCAGCCCGGTGGAAACCACCTACAATTCCATCGCCCCGTTCAAGCTGGGGCCGCACAACATCAAGTATCGGGTCATTCCGACTCCGGAAAACTGCCCGGCTTATGCCATTCCCAAACCCAATACCGATCTGCCCAACTTCCTGCGTAGCGCCCTCTATCAGCAGCTTTCCCTGGACCGCATGCCGGCCTGCTTCGCGCTGCAGGTACAACGGCAAAACCCGGATTACTACATGCCGATCGAAGACCCCAGCGTGGAGTGGGACGAGAAGATCGCGCCGTTCGAGACCGTCGCCGACATCCGTCTGCCGGCTCAGGACTTCGATAGCTCGGAGCAGAACCTGTTCTGCGACAACCTGTCGTTCAACCCATGGCACGCCCTGCCCGAGCATCGCCCCATCGGCGGCATCAACCGTTTGCGCAAGGCAGTGTACGAGGCCGTGAGTGTCTATCGTCACGATCGCAACGCTGCACAGGGCCAGTAA
- the queD gene encoding 6-carboxytetrahydropterin synthase QueD, which translates to MELFKEFIFEAAHRLPHVPEGHKCGRLHGHSFRIAVYIEGDVDPYTGWIRDFSEIKAIFKPIYEQLDHNYLNDIPGLENPTSEILAKWVWQQLKPLLPELSRIRIHETCTSGCEYRGD; encoded by the coding sequence TTGGAACTGTTCAAAGAATTCATCTTCGAAGCCGCCCACCGGCTCCCCCACGTCCCCGAAGGCCACAAGTGCGGTCGCCTGCATGGCCACTCGTTTCGCATCGCGGTCTATATCGAGGGTGATGTCGATCCGTATACCGGCTGGATTCGTGATTTCTCGGAGATCAAGGCCATCTTCAAGCCGATATACGAGCAACTCGACCACAACTACCTCAACGACATCCCCGGCCTGGAGAACCCGACCAGCGAAATCCTCGCCAAATGGGTATGGCAGCAGCTCAAGCCGTTGCTACCGGAACTGTCGCGCATCCGTATCCATGAGACCTGCACCAGCGGTTGCGAATATCGCGGCGATTAG